The nucleotide window ACCCCGGTACCGATCACCGACTACGACCTGGCCTAGGCCCTGTCGTCAACATGTCGCCTGCCCCGCGACGTCTGCCCCGCGACGTCTGCCCCGCGACGTCTGCCCCGCGCGCTCGCGGCGTTGTCGGCCGTCGGCCCGCACGGTCGGGCTCCGCCTCACCTGGGGGGACCCCCGTGGAAGCCGCGGGGCACCGCCCTCCGGGCGGGCGGCGACCTTTCGACGACAGGGCCTACGACGCCGCCGGATAGGTCATCACGATCACCGCGTCCACGTCCTCGTCGTCCACCGCCTCGTAGAAGTGCGGTTCGTCCGCCGGGAAGACCACGAAGTCACCGGTGGCCAGCACCACCGGGCGGTCCACCGGGCCCAGCCGCAGCCGGCCGCGCAGCGCCACCACCCGCTCCAGGGTGCCGCGGGTGTGCGGCGGGCTGTCGACCCGGCGGCCCGCCCCGCACAGCCGCAGCCGCCATATCTCGCTGTGCCCGCCCGCCCCGATCCGGTCCAGCAGGTCCTGCCGGCTGGTCTGCGGACGCGGCGTGCCCGGCCGCAGCACCGGCTCCGGCGGGGTGGGGTCCACCAGCAGATCGCCCAGCGGCAGCCGCAGCGCCACCGCGATCGCCGAGACCGTCTCGATCGTCGGGTTGCCCCGCCCCGACTCCAGCATCGACAACGTCGCCCGGCTCACCCCCGACAGCCGGGACAACTCCGCCACCGACAGCCCGCGGAACTCCCGCAGCCGGCGCACCTGCGCACCGACGGTCACCCCGACCCCCTCGGCCCGCTCCATCCCGCGCCCCCGTACCCGTCCCGCCACACCGTCCGCCACGCCGTCCCTCACGCCGCACGAGGGTACGTCGTCGCGCGTTCCGGCCGCCCCGCCCGCCGGCGCGGACGGGACGGCCGGAAGGGGGTCAGCGGGCCTCGACCCGGGCGGACATGCCCTCCTTGAGGTGGTACGGGTAGGCGAGGCTGGCCGCGTTGCGCGCGATGGACAGGTAACCGCGGCTGTTGAGGTAGATGGCGATGTTGCCGATCTCACCGGCGTCGGCGAACGTCGGGGTCAGCGGCGCCTCGAACGGCAGCACGCCGTCCAGCGTCAGCCGCAGCCGGGCGCCGTAGCCGATGCCCGCCTTCTCCAGGTCGGTGCGGTGGATGTTGGTCCACACGTTGCCGAACGGGTGGTCGATGGCGGAGACCACGCCCACCAGCGCCTCCCCGTCCTGCTCGACGGCCGGGCGGTTGAAGCGGACGATCTCGTGGTCCTCCAGCGGACGGCCGACCTCGGACAGCGGGAAGCCGGCGGCCAGGTGCGCGGAGGGGATGGCCACCATCTCCCGGCTGTAGAAGGTCGGTTCGGGCTGCTCGGGGATGACCTTCGGCGAGGTGACCTCGTACGCCTCCAGGTAGCCGTGCTCCTCCAGCACGGTGGTCAGCAGCCCGTTGTTGGGCGCGATGTAGATGTACGAGCCCTCGGCGCGCTCGAAGCCGGCCCCCGAGCCCGCCCACTGGCCGCGGGCACCGCCCTTGGCGGCCTGCTTGATGCGCACCGCCACCGAGCGGGTGGTGGTGCCGGTCGCCGGATAGGTGGTGGTGGCGAAGACCGTTCCCTCGGGGAAGAAGCGCGGAAGGTCCACGATGTAGCGGGCGCCCTCCTCGACGTCCCAGGGCGTCATCGAGTGGCAGACGTCCACCACCGTGACGTCCGGGCAGATGCTGTACATGAGCCCCTTGCACTGGGCGACGGAGTCGTCCGTGGTCCCCAGGTCGCTCATGAACGCGATGATGGGGCGACGTGTGCTGTTCGCAGCCACGTGAATTCCTCCTGCGATCGCTCCTGGTGGATCAGACCCGATCGACCATAAATGCCGGGAACGACAAGGGAAATCGGCCCAAGGGCACACCAACCCTGCACCGAAGGGTGTAGTCGGCATGGTTCCCCGGCACAGGTTGCGAATTCCGGCGCTGTCGCCCGCAGCCGCCGCCTGTTAGATTGCGCGGATCCGCGATCAGCTACGACCGGAGGTGCGCGCATGCGGGCACGGAAATCGGGGAACGAGCAGCGGAACGCCGATCTCGGCATCATCGGCGGCAGCGGACTGTACGAATTCCCGGGCCTGACCGACCCCGAGGAATTCCCGGTCGAGACGCCGTACGGCCCGCCCAGCGCACCGCCGGTCGTCGGCACCGTCGGCGGACGCCGGGTGGCCTTCCTGGCCCGCCACGGCACCGGCCACCGCATACCGCCCTCCCGCATCCCGGTGCGGGCGAACCTCTACGCGCTCAAGGCGCTCGGGGTCACCGAGGTCGTCAGCGTCAGCGCGGTCGGCAGCCTGCGCGAGGAGTACGCCCCCGGCCACCTCGTCGTCCCCGACCAGATCGTCGACCGCACCCGGGGCGGCCGGCCCGCGACCTTCTTCTCCTCCGGCGTCGTCGTCCACGTCTCGCTGGCCGACCCCTACTGCCCCCGGCTGCGCGCCGCCCTCACCGACGCCGCCCGGGCCGCCCACCCCACCGTCCACCCGGCCGGCACCTACCTGTGCATGGAGGGCCCGCAGTTCTCCACCCGGGCCGAGTCCCAGCTGTACCGCGCCTGGGGCATGGACGTCATCGGCATGACCGCCCAGCCCGAGGCGAAACTCGCCCGCGAGGCCGAACTGTGCTACGCCGGGCTGTCGTTGGTCACCGACTACGACTGCTGGCACACCGGACACGACTCGGTGGACGCCCGCACCGTCGCCGAGGTGATGGCCGCCAACGTCATCGCCGCCCGCGCCGTGCTCTCCGGCCTCGCCCACGCCACCGCCCCAGCCGACTGCGCCTGCCACCACGCGCTGGACGGCGCCGTGCTGACCGATCCGCTCGCCGCGGCCCAGGTCCCCGAGGAGGAGGTGCCGGCGCTGCTGCGCAAGGGGTTCGCCCGGCGCGGCTGAGGGCGGCCCGGCGGTCAGCGCGGGGCCCGGACGCCTCCGGTACCCAGCAGCAGCGGCAAGGTGGCGGTCACCGCCCCGGCCGCCACGCAGAACAACGCCGCCGGGGAGAGCAGGGCGCCGGCCGCCGCCACCACGTACGGCGCGGCGAACCCCAGGTAGATCAGGCAGTAGAAGACCGCGGTCACCCCGGCCAGGTCCTCCGGCGGCGCCAGCGCCTGCACCCGGCCCAGCCCCGCCACCAGCAGCAACCCGTACGCCGCCCCGAGCACCACGGCCGCCGGGATCAGCAACGTCGGCTCGGCGGTGGCGGCGGTCACCGCGGCCAGCAGCAGCCCGGCCGCCGCCACCAGCACCCCGGCCACCAGCACGGCCCCCGCCCGCCACCGTTCCACCCGCCGGGCCAGCGGTTGCACCAGCACCCCGGTGCCCAGCACCAGCCCCGCCGTCGCCCCGCTGAGCACCAGCCCGTCACCGCCGCGTATCACCAGCCCCGGCAGTACCGCGAAACCCACCGTGGCGGTGGCGAACACCCACGGCGCGGTCGGCACCACGGTCCGCAGGAAGACCGGATGGGCCACGGCCGCCCGTACCCCGCCGCGGCCCGGACCACCGCCCGCCCGCCGCCCCGGGGTCACCGTCTCCGGCGCCCGCCACGCCAACGGCGCCACCACCAGCATCACCGCGATGTGCACCAGATACGGCAGCACCTGCGGATACGGCAGCCACTGCGCCACCGCCCCGGCCACCAGCGGCCCGCCGCCGAACCCCGCGGAGAGCGCCACCGTCGCCCGCCGCGCCCCGCTGCCCCCGGGCGCGTCCGCCGACAGCTCCTTGACCCACGCGCTGCCCGGCGCGAACGCCGTCCCCGAGGCCACCCCGGCCAGCAGCCGCCCCGCGAAGAGCGCCGGCGTCGCCACCGCCCCGGCGACCAGCACCAGCGAGGCCACCGTCGACAAGATCAGCACCGGCCGCATCAACCGCCGCCGTCCCATCCGGTCCGACAGCGCCGCGGCCACCAGCAGCGCGGGGATCAGCCCGAGCGCGTAGCAGCCGAACATCGCCGCCAGCACCACCTGGGACAGCCGCCGCTGCTCGTGGTAGACGAGCAGCATCGGCGAGAACTGGTTGGCCCCCCACCCCACCGCGAACATCGCCAGCGCCACCCGCACCCAGGGCCGCGGCCCCGGCGCCCGCCCCCCGGCGCCCACCGCGAGCGCCCGTTCCCGTTCCCGCTCTCTTTGCCGTTCCGTACCCGTCCGTTCCGTACCCGTCCGGCGGGCTCGCATGGCCGCTCCCTCGGTAACCGGTGGAATGGTTACTGGTGCCCGCACCACTGTAGGGCGGCGGCGCCGGACGCGCCGGGGGAGCGGCGCCGGCCCTGTCGTCAAGAGATCGCCGGCCGCCCGGAGGGCGGTGTCCCGCGGGGTCCGGGGGTACCCCCGGGCGGAGCCCGACCGTGCGGGCCGACGACCGACAACGCCGCGAGCGCGCGTGCCGGACCCCGCGGGGCAGGCGAGATTTTTTGACGACAGGGCCTAGGGTTGCGGCATGCGTGTGCCGCCCCAGC belongs to Streptantibioticus cattleyicolor NRRL 8057 = DSM 46488 and includes:
- a CDS encoding adenosyl-fluoride synthase, which encodes MSDLGTTDDSVAQCKGLMYSICPDVTVVDVCHSMTPWDVEEGARYIVDLPRFFPEGTVFATTTYPATGTTTRSVAVRIKQAAKGGARGQWAGSGAGFERAEGSYIYIAPNNGLLTTVLEEHGYLEAYEVTSPKVIPEQPEPTFYSREMVAIPSAHLAAGFPLSEVGRPLEDHEIVRFNRPAVEQDGEALVGVVSAIDHPFGNVWTNIHRTDLEKAGIGYGARLRLTLDGVLPFEAPLTPTFADAGEIGNIAIYLNSRGYLSIARNAASLAYPYHLKEGMSARVEAR
- a CDS encoding helix-turn-helix domain-containing protein encodes the protein MRDGVADGVAGRVRGRGMERAEGVGVTVGAQVRRLREFRGLSVAELSRLSGVSRATLSMLESGRGNPTIETVSAIAVALRLPLGDLLVDPTPPEPVLRPGTPRPQTSRQDLLDRIGAGGHSEIWRLRLCGAGRRVDSPPHTRGTLERVVALRGRLRLGPVDRPVVLATGDFVVFPADEPHFYEAVDDEDVDAVIVMTYPAAS
- a CDS encoding MFS transporter, producing the protein MRARRTGTERTGTERQRERERERALAVGAGGRAPGPRPWVRVALAMFAVGWGANQFSPMLLVYHEQRRLSQVVLAAMFGCYALGLIPALLVAAALSDRMGRRRLMRPVLILSTVASLVLVAGAVATPALFAGRLLAGVASGTAFAPGSAWVKELSADAPGGSGARRATVALSAGFGGGPLVAGAVAQWLPYPQVLPYLVHIAVMLVVAPLAWRAPETVTPGRRAGGGPGRGGVRAAVAHPVFLRTVVPTAPWVFATATVGFAVLPGLVIRGGDGLVLSGATAGLVLGTGVLVQPLARRVERWRAGAVLVAGVLVAAAGLLLAAVTAATAEPTLLIPAAVVLGAAYGLLLVAGLGRVQALAPPEDLAGVTAVFYCLIYLGFAAPYVVAAAGALLSPAALFCVAAGAVTATLPLLLGTGGVRAPR
- the mtnP gene encoding S-methyl-5'-thioadenosine phosphorylase, translated to MRARKSGNEQRNADLGIIGGSGLYEFPGLTDPEEFPVETPYGPPSAPPVVGTVGGRRVAFLARHGTGHRIPPSRIPVRANLYALKALGVTEVVSVSAVGSLREEYAPGHLVVPDQIVDRTRGGRPATFFSSGVVVHVSLADPYCPRLRAALTDAARAAHPTVHPAGTYLCMEGPQFSTRAESQLYRAWGMDVIGMTAQPEAKLAREAELCYAGLSLVTDYDCWHTGHDSVDARTVAEVMAANVIAARAVLSGLAHATAPADCACHHALDGAVLTDPLAAAQVPEEEVPALLRKGFARRG